The proteins below are encoded in one region of Macaca nemestrina isolate mMacNem1 chromosome 10, mMacNem.hap1, whole genome shotgun sequence:
- the LOC105493448 gene encoding forkhead box protein N4 isoform X2, with translation MIESDISSIMSGIIRNSGQNHHPSPQEYRLLATTSDDDLPGDLQSLSWLTAVDVPRLQQMASGRVDLGGPCVPHPHPGALAGAADLHVGATPSPLLHGPAGMAPGGMPGLGPITGHGDSMSQFPVGGQSSSGLQDPPHLYSPATQPQFPLPPGAQQCPPVGLYGPPFGVRPPYPQPHVAVHSSQELHPKHYPKPIYSYSCLIAMALKNSKTGSLPVSEIYSFMKEHFPYFKTAPDGWKNSVRHNLSLNKCFEKVENKMSGSSRKGCLWALNLARIDKMEEEMHKWKRKDLAAIHRSMANPEELDKLISDRPESCRRPGKPGEPEAPVLTHATTVAVAHGCLAVSQLPPQPLMTLSLQSVPLHHQVQPQAHLAPDSPAPAQTPPLHALPDLSPSPLPHPAMGRAPVDFINISTDMNTEVDALDPSIMDFALQGNLWEEMKDEGFSLDTLGAFGDSPLGCDLGASGLTPASGGSDQSFPDLQMDVDCVWEFPNPRARMLFHQQLSQLPGSFGIKPRLEGRALSFS, from the exons GCTTCTAGCCACCACCAGCGATGACGACCTCCCCGGGGACCTGCAGTCGCTGTCGTGGCTCACGGCGGTGGATGTGCCTCGGCTGCAGCAGATGGCAAGTGGCCGCGTGGACCTGGGTGGCCCCTGCGTGCCACATCCACACCCAG GTGCCTTGGCTGGGGCGGCCGACCTGCATGTGGGAGCCACTCCAAGTCCCCTTCTCCATGGCCCAGCAGGCATGGCCCCCGGAGGCATGCCAGGTCTGGGCCCCATAACTGGTCATGGAGACAGC ATGAGCCAGTTCCCCGTGGGGGGCCAGTCCTCATCTGGCCTGCAAGACCCGCCGCATCTGTACTCACCTGCCACCCAACCACAGTTCCCGCTCCCCCCGGGTGCCCAGCAG TGCCCTCCTGTGGGCCTCTATGGCCCCCCATTTGGGGTACGGCCCCCCTACCCCCAGCCCCACGTGGCTGTGCATTCGTCTCAGGAACTGCACCCCAAACACTACCCCAAGCCCATCTACTCGTACAG CTGTCTGATCGCCATGGCCCTGAAGAACAGCAAGACGGGCAGCCTGCCTGTGAGTGAGATCTACAGCTTCATGAAGGAGCACTTCCCCTACTTCAAG ACGGCTCCCGACGGCTGGAAGAACTCGGTGCGGCACAACCTGTCTCTGAACAAGTGCTTCGAGAAGGTGGAGAACAAGATGAGCGGCTCCTCCCGCAAGGGCTGCCTGTGGGCTCTGAACCTGGCCCGCATTGACAAGATGGAGGAGGAGATGCACAAGTGGAAGAGGAAGGACCTGGCTGCCATCCACCGGAGCATGGCCAACCCTG AGGAGTTGGACAAGCTGATCTCCGACCGGCCTGAAAGCTGCCGGCGCCCCGGCAAACCGGGGGAACCAGAGGCCCCTGTGCTGACTCACGCCACCACAGTGGCCGTGGCACACGGCTGCCTGGCTGTCTCCCAGCTCCCACCCCAGCCACTGATGACCCTGTCCCTGCAGTCAGTCCCCCTGCACCACCAGGTCCAGCCCCAGGCACATCTTGCTCCAGACTCTCCAGCACCAGCCCAGACCCCGCCGCTGCATGCCTTGCCGGACCTCAGCCCCAGCCCGCTCCCCCACCCCGCCATGGGAAGGGCTCCTGTAGACTTCATCAACATCAGCACCGACATGAACACTGAGGTGGATGCCCTTGACCCGAGCATCATGGACTTCGCGCTGCAGG GGAACCTGTGGGAGGAGATGAAGGATGAGGGATTCAGCCTGGACACGCTGGGCGCCTTTGGAGACTCCCCACTTGGCTGTGACCTGGGGGCCTCAGGCCTGACCCCTGCCTCGGGTGGCAGCGACCAGTCCTTCCCAGACTTGCAG ATGGATGTTGACTGTGTCTGGGAGTTCCCGAACCCTAGAGCCAGGATGTTGTTTCATCAACAGCTCAGCCAGCTGCCTGGGAGCTTTGGCATTAAGCCCCGCCTTGAAGGGAGAGCTTTAAGTTTTTCCTAG
- the LOC105493448 gene encoding forkhead box protein N4 isoform X1 has protein sequence MIESDISSIMSGIIRNSGQNHHPSPQEYRLLATTSDDDLPGDLQSLSWLTAVDVPRLQQMASGRVDLGGPCVPHPHPGALAGAADLHVGATPSPLLHGPAGMAPGGMPGLGPITGHGDSQMSQFPVGGQSSSGLQDPPHLYSPATQPQFPLPPGAQQCPPVGLYGPPFGVRPPYPQPHVAVHSSQELHPKHYPKPIYSYSCLIAMALKNSKTGSLPVSEIYSFMKEHFPYFKTAPDGWKNSVRHNLSLNKCFEKVENKMSGSSRKGCLWALNLARIDKMEEEMHKWKRKDLAAIHRSMANPEELDKLISDRPESCRRPGKPGEPEAPVLTHATTVAVAHGCLAVSQLPPQPLMTLSLQSVPLHHQVQPQAHLAPDSPAPAQTPPLHALPDLSPSPLPHPAMGRAPVDFINISTDMNTEVDALDPSIMDFALQGNLWEEMKDEGFSLDTLGAFGDSPLGCDLGASGLTPASGGSDQSFPDLQMDVDCVWEFPNPRARMLFHQQLSQLPGSFGIKPRLEGRALSFS, from the exons GCTTCTAGCCACCACCAGCGATGACGACCTCCCCGGGGACCTGCAGTCGCTGTCGTGGCTCACGGCGGTGGATGTGCCTCGGCTGCAGCAGATGGCAAGTGGCCGCGTGGACCTGGGTGGCCCCTGCGTGCCACATCCACACCCAG GTGCCTTGGCTGGGGCGGCCGACCTGCATGTGGGAGCCACTCCAAGTCCCCTTCTCCATGGCCCAGCAGGCATGGCCCCCGGAGGCATGCCAGGTCTGGGCCCCATAACTGGTCATGGAGACAGC CAGATGAGCCAGTTCCCCGTGGGGGGCCAGTCCTCATCTGGCCTGCAAGACCCGCCGCATCTGTACTCACCTGCCACCCAACCACAGTTCCCGCTCCCCCCGGGTGCCCAGCAG TGCCCTCCTGTGGGCCTCTATGGCCCCCCATTTGGGGTACGGCCCCCCTACCCCCAGCCCCACGTGGCTGTGCATTCGTCTCAGGAACTGCACCCCAAACACTACCCCAAGCCCATCTACTCGTACAG CTGTCTGATCGCCATGGCCCTGAAGAACAGCAAGACGGGCAGCCTGCCTGTGAGTGAGATCTACAGCTTCATGAAGGAGCACTTCCCCTACTTCAAG ACGGCTCCCGACGGCTGGAAGAACTCGGTGCGGCACAACCTGTCTCTGAACAAGTGCTTCGAGAAGGTGGAGAACAAGATGAGCGGCTCCTCCCGCAAGGGCTGCCTGTGGGCTCTGAACCTGGCCCGCATTGACAAGATGGAGGAGGAGATGCACAAGTGGAAGAGGAAGGACCTGGCTGCCATCCACCGGAGCATGGCCAACCCTG AGGAGTTGGACAAGCTGATCTCCGACCGGCCTGAAAGCTGCCGGCGCCCCGGCAAACCGGGGGAACCAGAGGCCCCTGTGCTGACTCACGCCACCACAGTGGCCGTGGCACACGGCTGCCTGGCTGTCTCCCAGCTCCCACCCCAGCCACTGATGACCCTGTCCCTGCAGTCAGTCCCCCTGCACCACCAGGTCCAGCCCCAGGCACATCTTGCTCCAGACTCTCCAGCACCAGCCCAGACCCCGCCGCTGCATGCCTTGCCGGACCTCAGCCCCAGCCCGCTCCCCCACCCCGCCATGGGAAGGGCTCCTGTAGACTTCATCAACATCAGCACCGACATGAACACTGAGGTGGATGCCCTTGACCCGAGCATCATGGACTTCGCGCTGCAGG GGAACCTGTGGGAGGAGATGAAGGATGAGGGATTCAGCCTGGACACGCTGGGCGCCTTTGGAGACTCCCCACTTGGCTGTGACCTGGGGGCCTCAGGCCTGACCCCTGCCTCGGGTGGCAGCGACCAGTCCTTCCCAGACTTGCAG ATGGATGTTGACTGTGTCTGGGAGTTCCCGAACCCTAGAGCCAGGATGTTGTTTCATCAACAGCTCAGCCAGCTGCCTGGGAGCTTTGGCATTAAGCCCCGCCTTGAAGGGAGAGCTTTAAGTTTTTCCTAG
- the LOC105493448 gene encoding forkhead box protein N4 isoform X3, with product MIESDISSIMSGIIRNSGQNHHPSPQEYRLLATTSDDDLPGDLQSLSWLTAVDVPRLQQMASGRVDLGGPCVPHPHPGALAGAADLHVGATPSPLLHGPAGMAPGGMPGLGPITGHGDSQMSQFPVGGQSSSGLQDPPHLYSPATQPQFPLPPGAQQCPPVGLYGPPFGVRPPYPQPHVAVHSSQELHPKHYPKPIYSYSCLIAMALKNSKTGSLPVSEIYSFMKEHFPYFKTAPDGWKNSVRHNLSLNKCFEKVENKMSGSSRKGCLWALNLARIDKMEEEMHKWKRKDLAAIHRSMANPEELDKLISDRPESCRRPGKPGEPEAPVLTHATTVAVAHGCLAVSQLPPQPLMTLSLQSVPLHHQVQPQAHLAPDSPAPAQTPPLHALPDLSPSPLPHPAMGRAPVDFINISTDMNTEVDALDPSIMDFALQGNLWEEMKDEGFSLDTLGAFGDSPLGCDLGASGLTPASGGSDQSFPDLQVTGLYTAYSTPDSVAASGTSSSSQYLGAQGNKPIALL from the exons GCTTCTAGCCACCACCAGCGATGACGACCTCCCCGGGGACCTGCAGTCGCTGTCGTGGCTCACGGCGGTGGATGTGCCTCGGCTGCAGCAGATGGCAAGTGGCCGCGTGGACCTGGGTGGCCCCTGCGTGCCACATCCACACCCAG GTGCCTTGGCTGGGGCGGCCGACCTGCATGTGGGAGCCACTCCAAGTCCCCTTCTCCATGGCCCAGCAGGCATGGCCCCCGGAGGCATGCCAGGTCTGGGCCCCATAACTGGTCATGGAGACAGC CAGATGAGCCAGTTCCCCGTGGGGGGCCAGTCCTCATCTGGCCTGCAAGACCCGCCGCATCTGTACTCACCTGCCACCCAACCACAGTTCCCGCTCCCCCCGGGTGCCCAGCAG TGCCCTCCTGTGGGCCTCTATGGCCCCCCATTTGGGGTACGGCCCCCCTACCCCCAGCCCCACGTGGCTGTGCATTCGTCTCAGGAACTGCACCCCAAACACTACCCCAAGCCCATCTACTCGTACAG CTGTCTGATCGCCATGGCCCTGAAGAACAGCAAGACGGGCAGCCTGCCTGTGAGTGAGATCTACAGCTTCATGAAGGAGCACTTCCCCTACTTCAAG ACGGCTCCCGACGGCTGGAAGAACTCGGTGCGGCACAACCTGTCTCTGAACAAGTGCTTCGAGAAGGTGGAGAACAAGATGAGCGGCTCCTCCCGCAAGGGCTGCCTGTGGGCTCTGAACCTGGCCCGCATTGACAAGATGGAGGAGGAGATGCACAAGTGGAAGAGGAAGGACCTGGCTGCCATCCACCGGAGCATGGCCAACCCTG AGGAGTTGGACAAGCTGATCTCCGACCGGCCTGAAAGCTGCCGGCGCCCCGGCAAACCGGGGGAACCAGAGGCCCCTGTGCTGACTCACGCCACCACAGTGGCCGTGGCACACGGCTGCCTGGCTGTCTCCCAGCTCCCACCCCAGCCACTGATGACCCTGTCCCTGCAGTCAGTCCCCCTGCACCACCAGGTCCAGCCCCAGGCACATCTTGCTCCAGACTCTCCAGCACCAGCCCAGACCCCGCCGCTGCATGCCTTGCCGGACCTCAGCCCCAGCCCGCTCCCCCACCCCGCCATGGGAAGGGCTCCTGTAGACTTCATCAACATCAGCACCGACATGAACACTGAGGTGGATGCCCTTGACCCGAGCATCATGGACTTCGCGCTGCAGG GGAACCTGTGGGAGGAGATGAAGGATGAGGGATTCAGCCTGGACACGCTGGGCGCCTTTGGAGACTCCCCACTTGGCTGTGACCTGGGGGCCTCAGGCCTGACCCCTGCCTCGGGTGGCAGCGACCAGTCCTTCCCAGACTTGCAGGTGACGGGTCTCTACACAGCGTACTCCACTCCGGACAGTGTGGCCGCCTCAGgcaccagctcctcctcccagtaCCTGGGTGCACAGGGGAACAAGCCCATAGCCCTGCTTTGA
- the LOC105493448 gene encoding forkhead box protein N4 isoform X4, whose product MIESDISSIMSGIIRNSGQNHHPSPQEYRLLATTSDDDLPGDLQSLSWLTAVDVPRLQQMASGRVDLGGPCVPHPHPGALAGAADLHVGATPSPLLHGPAGMAPGGMPGLGPITGHGDSMSQFPVGGQSSSGLQDPPHLYSPATQPQFPLPPGAQQCPPVGLYGPPFGVRPPYPQPHVAVHSSQELHPKHYPKPIYSYSCLIAMALKNSKTGSLPVSEIYSFMKEHFPYFKTAPDGWKNSVRHNLSLNKCFEKVENKMSGSSRKGCLWALNLARIDKMEEEMHKWKRKDLAAIHRSMANPEELDKLISDRPESCRRPGKPGEPEAPVLTHATTVAVAHGCLAVSQLPPQPLMTLSLQSVPLHHQVQPQAHLAPDSPAPAQTPPLHALPDLSPSPLPHPAMGRAPVDFINISTDMNTEVDALDPSIMDFALQGNLWEEMKDEGFSLDTLGAFGDSPLGCDLGASGLTPASGGSDQSFPDLQVTGLYTAYSTPDSVAASGTSSSSQYLGAQGNKPIALL is encoded by the exons GCTTCTAGCCACCACCAGCGATGACGACCTCCCCGGGGACCTGCAGTCGCTGTCGTGGCTCACGGCGGTGGATGTGCCTCGGCTGCAGCAGATGGCAAGTGGCCGCGTGGACCTGGGTGGCCCCTGCGTGCCACATCCACACCCAG GTGCCTTGGCTGGGGCGGCCGACCTGCATGTGGGAGCCACTCCAAGTCCCCTTCTCCATGGCCCAGCAGGCATGGCCCCCGGAGGCATGCCAGGTCTGGGCCCCATAACTGGTCATGGAGACAGC ATGAGCCAGTTCCCCGTGGGGGGCCAGTCCTCATCTGGCCTGCAAGACCCGCCGCATCTGTACTCACCTGCCACCCAACCACAGTTCCCGCTCCCCCCGGGTGCCCAGCAG TGCCCTCCTGTGGGCCTCTATGGCCCCCCATTTGGGGTACGGCCCCCCTACCCCCAGCCCCACGTGGCTGTGCATTCGTCTCAGGAACTGCACCCCAAACACTACCCCAAGCCCATCTACTCGTACAG CTGTCTGATCGCCATGGCCCTGAAGAACAGCAAGACGGGCAGCCTGCCTGTGAGTGAGATCTACAGCTTCATGAAGGAGCACTTCCCCTACTTCAAG ACGGCTCCCGACGGCTGGAAGAACTCGGTGCGGCACAACCTGTCTCTGAACAAGTGCTTCGAGAAGGTGGAGAACAAGATGAGCGGCTCCTCCCGCAAGGGCTGCCTGTGGGCTCTGAACCTGGCCCGCATTGACAAGATGGAGGAGGAGATGCACAAGTGGAAGAGGAAGGACCTGGCTGCCATCCACCGGAGCATGGCCAACCCTG AGGAGTTGGACAAGCTGATCTCCGACCGGCCTGAAAGCTGCCGGCGCCCCGGCAAACCGGGGGAACCAGAGGCCCCTGTGCTGACTCACGCCACCACAGTGGCCGTGGCACACGGCTGCCTGGCTGTCTCCCAGCTCCCACCCCAGCCACTGATGACCCTGTCCCTGCAGTCAGTCCCCCTGCACCACCAGGTCCAGCCCCAGGCACATCTTGCTCCAGACTCTCCAGCACCAGCCCAGACCCCGCCGCTGCATGCCTTGCCGGACCTCAGCCCCAGCCCGCTCCCCCACCCCGCCATGGGAAGGGCTCCTGTAGACTTCATCAACATCAGCACCGACATGAACACTGAGGTGGATGCCCTTGACCCGAGCATCATGGACTTCGCGCTGCAGG GGAACCTGTGGGAGGAGATGAAGGATGAGGGATTCAGCCTGGACACGCTGGGCGCCTTTGGAGACTCCCCACTTGGCTGTGACCTGGGGGCCTCAGGCCTGACCCCTGCCTCGGGTGGCAGCGACCAGTCCTTCCCAGACTTGCAGGTGACGGGTCTCTACACAGCGTACTCCACTCCGGACAGTGTGGCCGCCTCAGgcaccagctcctcctcccagtaCCTGGGTGCACAGGGGAACAAGCCCATAGCCCTGCTTTGA